From a region of the Impatiens glandulifera chromosome 4, dImpGla2.1, whole genome shotgun sequence genome:
- the LOC124935661 gene encoding superoxide dismutase [Cu-Zn] 2-like: MHLSQTKMHMWQANMHLSPANMHLSPTKIVHLSPGGITQVKGRIEGLTTGPHNFHIHALCDTTNGCNSTVTSNHVVFVIIQIENGATGGHQLSKTTGNAGARVGCGIIGLQSSV, from the exons atgcatctgtcgcagacgaaaaTGCATATGTGGCAGGCGAATATGCATTTGTCGCCTGCGAATATGCATCTGTCGCCTACGAAAATTGTGCATCTATCGCCAG GAGGAATTACTCAGGTAAAAGGGAGGATTGAAGGACTGACTACAGGACCTCACAATTTTCATATTCACGCCCTCTGCGACACCACCAACGGCTGCAATTCCACTG TAACTTCCAATCATGTTGTTTTTGTAATCATACAAATTGAAAATGGTGCAACAGGTGGACATCAACTTAGCAAGACAACCGGAAATGCCGGTGCTAGAGTTGGATGTG GTATCATTGGGCTTCAATCATCAGTCTAG